The window TCCTATACTTGGTGTATTCTTGTGTCCTAACTTTTCATCTTTCCAACGCTTTAAATAACGTACTATCCTCCTGAACTGTTTTTTATGGGAGGAATCTGTATATTTATTTAAAATAACATCCGTTAATTCACGAGCAGAAGATATTTGCCATTCAATTTCTTCTGCAGATGATGTTTCTTTTCCTCTGGCAAGGAAGGTTTGCCCATCACTATCCCCATACTCGCAACTATATAATGCTAAATCAATATGATAAATCGGCTCACCATCTCGAAGATATTCAACGGTTACACAGGGTCTTTTGATTTTCACCGTTCTATTTTTGGTATTTAGGGCATCTCGCACAATTTTTTTTAATTTTAATGGGTCTTGATAATCTTCATCATTAGGATCGCATTCAAAAATAATACCAATATCAATATCTGGATTACCATTTAGAGGGTTAATCCCTGTATGTAGCGCATAACTGCCTTGATGAAAGAACTTCATATTAGGGACATCTGAAGATAATTTATCTTTTAATTCCTGAATTAAAGTATCCCGGCGGTCACGTAGTGGCTCATTATCATCGTATCCCATGAGTATTTTTGAATGAAAATTTTCAAATTGTGTTTGTGCCGTAGCCATAACTAAAATGTCCTTTTTTGTAAGTAAGTATAAATAATATATTGCTTGATAATTTTTCACCACAAAATAAAAGATAAAATATTCAATTACTTAGATAAACATGCTTCTTTTTCATGGTTGAGTACTTAACGTTTAAAAAATAATTTCACAATATAACTATTTACTTTCTATTGCAATTATCCTCCTAAAGTGGAAAAGGAGGGAGATCCCCTCAGTGTCAGGATAGTTGTCACCCCTTCCGAAAATGAAACCAGAGGACGGCGGAGTGACAAATGAAACGTAATAGCGACTATATTCTTGAAGTCGCTAATATGGTTCACATTTTTTGCAACTGAGGTCTTCTGGGAAAATATGATTATTCTCCATTATTTCAAGCAACATTTGCAATCTTTTCATCTTGAGTTTATGCGCCTTCTTCTCCCCAATCTCCTGATAATACTCTTCACGCCGCTCCGCTACGATTTGGCGGAATTTCTTCAAAACTGTTCCAGTGTTTTGATGTCGGTAGTAGCCGCTTCAGCTTGGATTTTTATACATATAAATAACATGGAATTCATCAATTATATTGGTTATCTCCGCTTCATTACAGGATTATTTCCCTCCACACGTGGGGCACATAATAACAAATATATAAAACTGTTCTATTTATCAAAATTTTATATAATGTTTATATCATACCCTTATTAATTTCACTATATTTATAAAAAGCAAGTTTAATTAAAACATATCTAACTCAGAAATCTTCAACTTCCAATAGGCTCTATCCTCTCCTTTTCTATTGGATTCTATATTCTTCACAATAATCTCTTTAACATACCTCTTGTGTAAATATAGCAATTTGTAATAGAGATACTGTAAGTCTATGTCTTCCAGTTTTTCGCTGTTATTTCCTCTGTTTTTTTTGTAATAGTCAAAATCCTCTACAAACTGAGATATATGTATTTTCATTGCTCGTTTCACCAACTCTTCTTCCTGTACATATGACATAGCTATGTCATAGTGTTCAACTGAAATCTCGTAAACACATTCACAATACATAGCAAGAATAACATCTACAGCTAAAAT of the Citrobacter freundii genome contains:
- a CDS encoding nucleotidyltransferase domain-containing protein gives rise to the protein MATAQTQFENFHSKILMGYDDNEPLRDRRDTLIQELKDKLSSDVPNMKFFHQGSYALHTGINPLNGNPDIDIGIIFECDPNDEDYQDPLKLKKIVRDALNTKNRTVKIKRPCVTVEYLRDGEPIYHIDLALYSCEYGDSDGQTFLARGKETSSAEEIEWQISSARELTDVILNKYTDSSHKKQFRRIVRYLKRWKDEKLGHKNTPSIGLTVAAYELFSANFDFVSGKAQDLLALLSLVNSMLNNWGGDDRLHIYLPVEPATDLFERMSDNQMKDLKTKLEKLSAVLIEARDQPDTHEACKLLKAQFGDDFPVPDKSETTKSSSSSVVPAGRSA